One segment of Saprospiraceae bacterium DNA contains the following:
- a CDS encoding gliding motility-associated C-terminal domain-containing protein — MRLLFLFFFSFPLIANVLTAQTVSDKLEAYFSFNSCKGVDDSGNGSSGALIGDVECRCGIGDSSFYFNGDDAAIYFVGPFAEVFTTSDFTVSFYMKTPQGQQQGGSQIVMSKQQSCDTKRAFWVRYAAKTRKITSGISESDTLLVTVSADLDKGPCWQHITLTRSNQRYSIYVNGVLKDQKNSTARIDLTNNAVFKVGEPICPLDQPFIGEIDEVRFHSKALNADEVKRYDLKADKILNGDTLIYLGNSFQTITYTPCAKQFLWSPATGVSDPLSPNPIITPAAPSLYTVTIVHDNNCQAVDSVFVNVIDPDTLDCSRIFIPNAFTPGGSPGRNDAFGISNPFAVRDFISFEVFDRWGGRVFNALTPFDTWDGTFGGKPTNPGVFLYRLRYKCEGEELVRTGNLTLLR; from the coding sequence ATGCGACTTCTTTTTCTCTTTTTCTTCTCATTTCCCCTAATTGCCAATGTTTTGACCGCACAAACGGTCTCTGACAAGCTCGAGGCTTACTTTTCGTTCAACTCTTGCAAAGGCGTGGACGACAGTGGGAACGGCTCCAGCGGCGCACTCATTGGAGACGTTGAGTGCAGATGCGGCATTGGTGATTCCTCGTTTTATTTCAATGGCGACGACGCGGCCATTTACTTTGTCGGCCCCTTCGCAGAAGTCTTCACGACGAGTGATTTCACGGTCAGTTTTTACATGAAAACTCCGCAAGGACAGCAACAGGGCGGTTCGCAAATAGTGATGTCCAAACAACAAAGCTGCGACACCAAGCGAGCCTTCTGGGTGCGCTACGCCGCCAAAACGCGCAAAATCACTTCGGGCATCAGCGAAAGCGACACTTTGCTGGTGACGGTTTCCGCCGATTTGGACAAAGGCCCTTGCTGGCAACACATCACGCTTACCCGTAGCAACCAGCGTTATTCCATTTATGTGAACGGTGTGTTGAAAGACCAAAAAAACTCCACCGCGCGAATTGACCTCACGAACAATGCGGTGTTCAAGGTAGGGGAACCCATTTGCCCGCTCGACCAACCGTTCATCGGCGAAATTGACGAGGTACGCTTCCACAGCAAGGCACTAAATGCCGATGAGGTGAAACGCTACGACCTCAAGGCGGACAAAATACTGAATGGAGACACGCTGATTTATCTCGGCAACTCTTTTCAGACCATCACTTACACACCCTGCGCCAAGCAGTTTCTTTGGTCGCCCGCGACGGGTGTTTCAGACCCGCTCAGCCCCAACCCCATTATCACGCCAGCAGCACCCTCGCTATACACGGTGACCATCGTACACGACAACAACTGCCAAGCCGTTGACAGTGTTTTTGTGAATGTCATTGACCCCGACACGTTGGATTGCTCCCGTATTTTTATTCCCAATGCGTTCACGCCGGGTGGCTCGCCGGGAAGGAATGATGCCTTTGGCATCAGCAATCCTTTTGCGGTTCGAGATTTTATCTCCTTCGAAGTGTTCGACCGATGGGGCGGGCGCGTGTTCAATGCGCTGACGCCCTTCGACACTTGGGACGGCACGTTTGGAGGGAAACCCACCAATCCCGGTGTGTTTTTGTATCGCTTGCGCTATAAATGTGAGGGGGAGGAACTCGTGCGAACAGGGAACCTGACCCTGTTGCGATGA
- a CDS encoding bifunctional hydroxymethylpyrimidine kinase/phosphomethylpyrimidine kinase, with the protein MSLLAVGTVAFDDIETPSGRAEKVVGGACTYISLAASHFVKPVQIVSVVGDDFPTDVLDYLRKRGVDLEGLQIKQGEKSFFWAGKYYRDLNTRDTLDTQLNVLATFDPVLPQAYQNAEYLMLGNLTPQVQMRVLQQLKRRPKLVALDTMNFWMNTALSDLLNVLKKVDVLTINDEEARQLSGEHSLVKAAKLIHKMGPKFLIIKKGEHGALLFQQGEVFFAPALPLAEVTDPTGAGDTFAGGFMGWMSKTGDLSFDNMKRGIIYGSAMASFCVEKFSIERLKGLTPAMIQKRVQQFADLVHFKI; encoded by the coding sequence ATGAGTCTTCTCGCAGTCGGAACAGTCGCTTTTGACGACATCGAAACTCCCTCCGGGCGTGCCGAAAAAGTCGTCGGCGGCGCTTGCACCTACATCTCACTGGCCGCCTCACATTTTGTGAAGCCTGTCCAAATCGTCTCGGTCGTGGGCGATGATTTTCCAACCGATGTGCTGGATTACCTGCGGAAACGCGGCGTTGACCTCGAAGGGTTGCAAATCAAACAAGGCGAAAAATCCTTCTTTTGGGCAGGCAAGTATTACCGCGACCTCAACACCCGCGACACGTTGGACACGCAACTCAACGTGCTGGCAACTTTCGACCCTGTGTTGCCCCAAGCGTATCAAAATGCCGAATACCTGATGCTGGGCAACCTGACCCCACAGGTGCAAATGCGGGTGCTGCAACAACTCAAGCGCCGCCCCAAACTCGTGGCGCTTGATACCATGAATTTTTGGATGAACACAGCACTTAGCGATTTGCTGAACGTGCTAAAAAAAGTAGATGTGCTGACCATCAACGACGAGGAGGCCCGCCAACTTTCCGGCGAACATTCATTGGTAAAAGCTGCGAAACTCATTCACAAAATGGGACCTAAATTCCTGATAATCAAAAAGGGTGAGCATGGTGCCCTGCTCTTTCAGCAAGGAGAGGTCTTTTTCGCGCCAGCACTGCCGTTGGCAGAAGTGACCGACCCCACCGGAGCGGGCGATACCTTTGCGGGAGGCTTCATGGGCTGGATGAGCAAAACGGGCGACCTATCTTTTGACAACATGAAACGCGGCATCATATACGGCTCGGCAATGGCTTCCTTCTGCGTCGAAAAATTCTCCATCGAACGACTGAAAGGATTAACCCCTGCGATGATTCAAAAACGGGTACAGCAATTTGCCGACCTTGTGCATTTCAAAATTTGA
- a CDS encoding pseudouridine-5'-phosphate glycosidase, with product MKIQHLALNPEVRAALEDRRPLVALESTIIAHGMPFPQNVETALLVEKTVRQTGAIPVTCAILNGKLKAGLNTAEIELIGKTGTTVPKASRRDLPYLISQEKNGATTVASTMLIAHLAGIRIFATGGIGGVHRGASITMDISADMQELAQTPVAVVSAGAKSILDLGLTLEYLETFGVPVIGYQTDDFPAFYARKSGFGVDYRLNSAAEVANLLKVKWAMGLRGGAVVANPIPEAHQLDFEAMQRVIEHALQEAEQRLIRGKALTPFLLAKIEALTGGKSLEANVALVVNNAKLAGEIAVALSAME from the coding sequence ATGAAAATCCAGCATTTAGCACTAAATCCAGAAGTCCGGGCCGCACTTGAAGACCGCCGCCCTTTGGTGGCGCTCGAAAGCACGATTATCGCGCATGGGATGCCATTTCCTCAAAATGTGGAAACCGCGTTGCTCGTGGAAAAAACGGTGCGCCAAACTGGTGCTATCCCTGTCACTTGCGCCATCCTGAATGGAAAACTAAAAGCAGGGCTCAACACCGCCGAAATCGAACTCATCGGCAAAACAGGAACAACCGTGCCAAAAGCAAGCCGCCGAGATTTGCCTTATTTAATCAGCCAAGAGAAAAACGGCGCGACAACGGTGGCCTCCACCATGCTCATCGCGCACCTTGCGGGGATAAGGATTTTTGCCACAGGCGGCATAGGTGGCGTACACAGAGGCGCCTCTATTACGATGGACATTTCCGCCGACATGCAGGAATTGGCGCAAACCCCCGTAGCGGTGGTGAGCGCCGGAGCAAAAAGCATCCTCGATTTGGGGCTGACGTTGGAATATCTGGAAACTTTCGGAGTGCCAGTCATCGGCTACCAAACAGATGATTTTCCTGCGTTTTATGCTCGAAAAAGCGGCTTTGGTGTGGACTATCGCCTGAACTCGGCAGCAGAGGTGGCCAACTTGTTGAAAGTAAAATGGGCGATGGGACTGCGCGGAGGGGCAGTCGTCGCCAACCCTATCCCGGAAGCACACCAGCTTGATTTTGAGGCAATGCAGCGCGTGATTGAGCATGCGCTTCAAGAAGCCGAACAGCGGCTGATACGCGGCAAAGCCCTTACCCCTTTTTTGCTGGCAAAAATAGAGGCGCTGACAGGAGGCAAAAGCTTGGAGGCCAACGTGGCGCTGGTGGTCAACAATGCAAAATTGGCGGGCGAAATCGCGGTTGCGCTGTCTGCGATGGAATAG
- a CDS encoding DUF4293 domain-containing protein, with the protein MIQRIQTIFLLLASAAGFGQFAAPYLSTEPGNSATTLPVLADHVVNPMDNPGLLGLCILSGITSLAAIFLFKNRPLQARLAGGAAIASVLLGALAVFVVFQTKQQLPSDGAVAYGLGLALPAAAMILNWLAARYIRRDEHLVRSADRLR; encoded by the coding sequence ATGATTCAACGCATACAAACCATTTTTCTCCTTTTGGCATCGGCGGCGGGTTTTGGGCAGTTTGCTGCTCCATATCTAAGCACTGAACCGGGCAATTCCGCCACTACTTTGCCTGTTTTGGCCGACCATGTAGTCAACCCTATGGACAATCCGGGTCTATTGGGCTTGTGCATTTTGAGTGGGATAACTTCGTTGGCGGCCATTTTTCTGTTCAAAAACCGCCCATTGCAGGCGCGATTGGCTGGCGGTGCGGCGATTGCTTCTGTTTTGCTGGGGGCGCTTGCGGTGTTTGTCGTTTTTCAGACCAAACAGCAGTTGCCATCCGATGGGGCAGTAGCCTATGGGCTTGGCTTGGCGCTTCCGGCGGCAGCGATGATATTGAACTGGCTGGCTGCTCGCTATATTCGAAGGGATGAACATCTGGTGCGTTCGGCAGATAGGCTCAGGTAA
- a CDS encoding VanW family protein encodes MTLPTLSPPVLRSPLRRRVGRFFYIHKRRFEWFFDNKKYAKQIEKPLEVVVFQHHTPLLRQLKNVEMYLQHNKVTNLRLAAAKIDGLMIWPDETFSFWKTVGNPTARRGFLEGLVLENGRVGKGIGGGLCQMGNLLYWMALHSPLTVAERWRHSFDVFPDEGRTLPFGSGATLAFNYIDLQLRNDTQQPFQLRVWLSETHLHGEIRTSKPLAERYEVFEKEHFIRHEPWGGYSRHNRIARRVFSVESSELLREEPVTENHALMMYQPFLADTR; translated from the coding sequence ATGACTTTACCTACGCTCTCGCCACCCGTTTTGCGTTCGCCGCTGCGCCGCCGCGTGGGGCGTTTTTTTTATATTCATAAACGGCGTTTCGAGTGGTTTTTTGACAACAAAAAATATGCGAAGCAAATTGAAAAACCACTTGAAGTGGTTGTTTTTCAACACCATACACCTTTGCTGAGGCAGTTGAAAAACGTGGAAATGTATTTGCAACACAACAAGGTGACGAACTTGCGTTTGGCCGCGGCGAAGATAGATGGGCTGATGATTTGGCCGGACGAGACTTTTTCATTTTGGAAGACAGTGGGCAACCCGACGGCGCGGCGCGGCTTCCTCGAAGGTCTGGTTTTGGAAAATGGCAGGGTTGGGAAAGGCATCGGTGGCGGTTTGTGCCAAATGGGGAACCTGCTTTATTGGATGGCGCTGCACAGCCCGCTCACGGTAGCCGAACGCTGGCGCCACAGCTTTGATGTGTTTCCTGACGAAGGCCGCACGCTGCCTTTCGGCTCAGGCGCGACGCTGGCATTCAACTACATTGACCTGCAACTCCGCAACGATACACAGCAGCCCTTCCAGCTTCGCGTCTGGCTTTCGGAAACACATTTGCACGGCGAAATCCGCACCTCGAAACCGCTTGCGGAGCGATACGAGGTCTTTGAAAAAGAGCATTTTATCCGGCACGAACCATGGGGCGGATACTCAAGGCACAATCGCATCGCCCGGCGTGTTTTCTCGGTCGAGAGCAGCGAGTTGCTGCGCGAAGAGCCAGTGACGGAAAACCACGCACTCATGATGTATCAACCTTTTTTAGCGGATACGCGATAG
- a CDS encoding FAD-binding oxidoreductase — protein MIKYELSYWERETFFKDLDVAVIGSGIVGLAAAIHLRTLDPKLRVAVLERGPLPIGASTRNAGFACFGSMTELLDDLTNMSEDDVLAVVEKRWRGLQRLRALVGDAHLDFQMLGGYEMFTDDEEAIFQKCRAQISDFNQKIGKITGHPEVYRVVDERLPRFGFQGVRHLILNQAEGQVHTGKMMSALLKKALDDGIQIFNGIFIKDLTDSSQGVEIEMESGWTIRVPKVLVAVNGFAKRLLPQADVYPARNQVLVTQPIRGLAVEGCFHYDRGYFYFRNLDGRILLGGGRNLDLEKEKTDEFGSNELIRRALLELLEKVICPEQQVEIDAWWTGILGLGPVKKPIVEQVSPNVAVAVRLSGMGVAIGTLVGQEGAELVVKN, from the coding sequence ATGATAAAATACGAACTCAGTTATTGGGAGCGCGAAACGTTTTTCAAAGACCTCGATGTCGCGGTCATAGGCAGCGGCATCGTCGGTCTTGCGGCAGCGATTCACCTGAGAACGCTCGACCCCAAACTCCGGGTCGCGGTGCTCGAACGCGGCCCTTTGCCCATAGGCGCGAGTACGCGCAACGCGGGTTTCGCCTGTTTCGGCTCCATGACCGAACTGCTCGACGACCTCACAAACATGAGCGAGGACGATGTGCTGGCCGTCGTGGAAAAACGCTGGCGCGGCTTGCAGCGGCTGCGTGCGCTCGTGGGCGACGCACACCTTGATTTTCAAATGCTCGGCGGCTATGAGATGTTCACCGACGACGAGGAGGCTATTTTTCAAAAATGCCGAGCGCAAATTTCCGACTTCAATCAGAAAATCGGGAAAATAACGGGCCACCCGGAGGTATATAGAGTCGTGGACGAACGGCTCCCGCGATTCGGGTTTCAAGGGGTGCGACACCTGATTTTGAATCAGGCAGAAGGTCAGGTGCACACGGGAAAGATGATGTCGGCATTGCTGAAAAAGGCGCTCGACGATGGGATTCAAATTTTCAACGGCATCTTTATCAAGGACTTAACGGATTCGTCGCAAGGGGTCGAGATAGAAATGGAGTCGGGCTGGACGATTCGGGTGCCGAAGGTTTTGGTGGCGGTCAATGGTTTTGCCAAACGCCTGCTCCCCCAAGCCGACGTGTACCCGGCCCGCAATCAGGTTTTGGTCACGCAGCCGATTCGCGGACTCGCGGTGGAGGGCTGTTTTCACTACGACCGGGGCTATTTTTATTTTCGGAATCTGGACGGGCGCATTCTGCTCGGCGGCGGTCGAAATTTGGATTTGGAAAAAGAAAAAACGGATGAGTTCGGCAGCAACGAGCTGATTCGGAGGGCTTTGCTCGAGTTGTTGGAGAAGGTTATCTGTCCCGAGCAGCAAGTCGAAATTGATGCTTGGTGGACGGGGATTCTCGGTCTTGGCCCGGTGAAAAAACCGATTGTCGAGCAAGTGTCGCCCAATGTGGCGGTTGCCGTTCGGCTCAGCGGCATGGGTGTGGCGATTGGGACGCTGGTGGGGCAGGAGGGGGCGGAGCTGGTGGTGAAAAATTGA
- a CDS encoding YceI family protein — protein sequence MQKRLFILAALFVFAAPTFAQKYFTRDGKVKFFSDASMEKIEAVNKSATAVLDAATGKMEWKVLIKGFLFEKALMQEHFNENYMESSKYPNATFKGEITNLSEIDLSKDGTYKAKVKGKMNIHNVEKDMETAGTIKVSGNAITLHSEFLVKCSDHNIKIEAGKVANIANDIKVTVDATLNPMK from the coding sequence ATGCAAAAACGCTTGTTCATCCTCGCTGCCCTGTTCGTGTTCGCAGCCCCCACATTTGCCCAAAAATACTTCACCCGCGACGGCAAGGTGAAATTTTTCTCCGATGCCTCCATGGAAAAAATCGAAGCCGTGAACAAGAGCGCCACCGCCGTGCTCGATGCCGCCACCGGCAAAATGGAGTGGAAAGTGCTCATCAAAGGTTTTTTGTTTGAAAAAGCCTTGATGCAGGAACACTTCAACGAAAACTACATGGAGTCGTCGAAATACCCGAACGCTACGTTCAAAGGAGAAATCACCAATCTGAGCGAAATAGACCTCAGCAAAGACGGCACTTACAAGGCTAAAGTCAAAGGCAAAATGAACATCCACAACGTGGAAAAAGACATGGAAACCGCTGGCACCATCAAGGTAAGCGGCAATGCCATCACGCTGCACAGCGAATTCCTTGTGAAATGCTCCGACCACAACATCAAAATCGAAGCGGGCAAAGTCGCCAACATCGCCAACGATATCAAGGTCACGGTGGATGCCACATTGAATCCGATGAAGTGA
- the uvrA gene encoding excinuclease ABC subunit UvrA produces the protein MTDTILKNSLATTNNEQQTTNNDTDLVDPEHIIIKGARTNNLRNVELRLPKNQLIVVTGVSGSGKSSITMDTLYAEGQRRYVESLSSYARQFLGRMKKPDVDYIRGICPAIAIEQRVTTGNARSTVGSMTEVYDFLRLLYARVGKFYSPVSGQVVQKHEVSDVIDFIKKQPDGTRGLVLIPFPKKYKERTLEQELNLLLQKGFTRVQFETETLRIEDILEGTEKRFDKKQPAYTFNEKGLHILIDRFSTSGMEESDWMRLADSVNTAFYESEGECLIEIVNSTNQQPTTSNQQHFNNRFELDGIEFPEPTPQLFNYNNPYGACPTCEGYGRILGIDPDKVVPDKTKSIYDGAVAPWKGEKYGEWLSPLLQHAHRFGFPVHAPFEQLTKEQVKLLWSGNQYFYGIDAFFKELESKTYKIQNRVALARYRGKTTCPTCEGGRLRPEALCVKIGGKNISELTGVPLDEVLSFFQNLELSEHDRQVAKRILLEINSRLRFMVELGLGYLTLDRISNTLSGGETQRIHLTRTLGSNLTASMYLLDEPSVGLHPRDTGRLVKVLKELRDLGNTVVVVEHEEEVIKNADYLVDMGPEAGVHGGNVVYAGDFSKISTAAPESLTAKYMSGKMAIETPKVRRPAKEFLLLKGARQHNLKNINVQIPLHCLTVVSGVSGSGKTTLVRDILYPALMQHLPDNPGKQPGSFDGLEGNFKKVTRVEFINQSPIGKSSRSNPITYVKAYDYIRDLFASQQLSKIRGFQPKHFSFNVEGGRCETCKGEGEQVVEMQFLADVHLECEECKGRRFRQEVLDVQYKGKSIFDVLNMSIEEALDFFKGNKDITERIQPLFDVGLGYVHLGQSSSTLSGGEAQRVKLASFLIRENSGGHIFFIFDEPTTGLHFHDIQKLLKAINALVEKGHSVLVVEHNMEVIKSADWVIDLGPEGGKEGGHLVYEGTPEGLTKVKESYTGRFLGQKLNGKKN, from the coding sequence ATGACAGACACGATTTTGAAAAATTCCCTCGCAACAACAAACAACGAGCAACAAACAACGAACAACGATACCGACCTCGTTGACCCCGAACACATCATCATAAAAGGTGCACGGACGAACAACCTGCGCAACGTGGAACTGCGCCTGCCGAAGAACCAACTCATCGTCGTCACGGGTGTCAGCGGCTCCGGCAAATCGTCTATCACGATGGACACGCTCTACGCCGAAGGCCAGCGCCGCTATGTGGAAAGCTTGTCCAGTTATGCCCGGCAGTTTCTCGGGCGCATGAAAAAACCCGATGTGGACTACATCCGGGGTATTTGCCCGGCTATCGCCATCGAGCAGCGCGTCACGACGGGCAACGCCCGTTCCACCGTCGGCAGCATGACCGAGGTGTATGACTTTTTGCGGCTGCTCTATGCGCGCGTCGGCAAATTCTACTCGCCCGTGTCAGGTCAGGTTGTTCAAAAGCACGAAGTTTCCGATGTCATTGATTTTATTAAAAAACAACCCGACGGCACCCGCGGCCTCGTCTTGATTCCTTTCCCGAAAAAATATAAAGAACGCACCCTCGAACAAGAACTAAACCTTTTGTTGCAAAAAGGCTTTACGCGGGTGCAATTTGAAACCGAGACGCTCCGCATCGAGGACATCCTCGAAGGCACCGAAAAACGCTTCGACAAAAAGCAGCCAGCCTACACTTTCAATGAAAAAGGTTTGCACATCCTCATTGACCGTTTTTCCACCTCCGGCATGGAAGAGAGCGATTGGATGCGCCTCGCCGACTCGGTGAACACGGCATTCTACGAAAGCGAAGGGGAATGCCTTATCGAAATTGTCAACTCTACGAACCAGCAACCAACAACCAGCAACCAACAACATTTTAATAATCGCTTCGAGTTGGACGGCATCGAATTCCCCGAACCCACGCCGCAACTCTTTAACTACAACAACCCCTACGGCGCTTGCCCCACCTGCGAAGGCTATGGCCGCATCCTCGGCATTGACCCCGACAAAGTCGTCCCCGACAAAACCAAATCAATTTACGACGGTGCGGTGGCTCCGTGGAAAGGCGAAAAGTATGGCGAATGGCTTTCGCCATTGCTCCAACACGCCCACCGGTTCGGCTTTCCCGTCCATGCGCCATTTGAGCAACTGACCAAAGAACAGGTAAAATTGCTTTGGAGCGGCAACCAGTATTTCTACGGGATTGACGCTTTTTTCAAGGAGTTGGAAAGCAAAACCTACAAAATCCAGAACCGCGTCGCGCTCGCTCGCTATCGAGGCAAAACTACCTGCCCCACTTGCGAAGGCGGACGGTTGCGCCCAGAAGCATTGTGCGTGAAAATTGGCGGCAAAAACATCTCGGAACTCACGGGCGTGCCGCTCGACGAGGTCTTGTCATTTTTTCAAAATCTTGAACTCAGCGAGCATGACCGCCAAGTCGCCAAACGCATCCTTTTGGAAATCAACAGCCGCCTGCGGTTCATGGTCGAACTCGGCCTCGGCTACCTCACGCTCGACCGCATCTCGAACACCCTCAGCGGCGGCGAAACCCAACGCATCCACCTGACCCGAACGCTCGGCTCCAACTTGACGGCTTCGATGTATCTCCTCGACGAGCCTTCTGTGGGCTTGCACCCGCGCGACACGGGGCGTTTGGTCAAGGTTTTGAAAGAACTCCGCGATTTGGGCAACACGGTCGTGGTGGTCGAACACGAAGAGGAAGTCATCAAAAACGCTGATTACCTAGTGGATATGGGGCCGGAGGCGGGCGTTCATGGTGGCAACGTGGTTTATGCGGGGGATTTCTCCAAAATAAGCACCGCAGCGCCGGAAAGCCTCACGGCCAAATACATGAGCGGCAAAATGGCGATTGAAACCCCAAAAGTTCGCCGCCCGGCCAAAGAGTTTTTGCTCTTGAAAGGCGCTCGCCAGCACAATTTGAAAAATATCAATGTCCAAATCCCGCTGCATTGCCTCACGGTCGTGAGCGGCGTTTCAGGCTCTGGCAAAACGACCCTCGTGCGCGACATTCTTTACCCAGCCTTGATGCAACACCTGCCCGACAACCCCGGCAAACAGCCCGGCTCCTTCGATGGCTTGGAAGGGAATTTCAAAAAAGTGACCCGCGTGGAGTTCATCAACCAAAGCCCGATTGGCAAAAGCAGCCGCTCCAACCCGATTACCTACGTCAAAGCCTACGACTACATCCGCGACCTTTTTGCAAGCCAGCAACTCTCGAAGATTCGTGGCTTTCAGCCCAAACATTTCAGTTTCAATGTGGAAGGGGGGCGCTGCGAGACCTGCAAAGGCGAAGGCGAGCAGGTGGTGGAGATGCAATTCCTCGCCGATGTCCACCTCGAATGTGAGGAATGCAAAGGCCGCCGCTTCAGGCAGGAAGTGCTCGACGTGCAGTACAAAGGCAAAAGCATTTTTGATGTGCTGAACATGAGCATCGAGGAGGCGCTTGATTTTTTCAAGGGCAACAAAGACATCACGGAGCGCATCCAGCCACTCTTCGATGTGGGTTTGGGCTATGTGCATCTTGGTCAATCGTCCTCGACCCTTTCCGGCGGCGAGGCGCAGCGCGTGAAACTCGCCTCTTTCCTGATTCGGGAAAATTCCGGCGGCCACATCTTTTTCATCTTCGACGAACCCACGACGGGGCTGCACTTCCATGATATCCAAAAGCTGCTCAAAGCCATCAACGCGCTCGTGGAAAAAGGCCACTCGGTCCTCGTGGTGGAGCACAACATGGAGGTCATCAAATCGGCAGACTGGGTGATTGACCTTGGGCCGGAAGGTGGCAAGGAAGGCGGCCATCTTGTGTACGAGGGCACGCCGGAGGGTTTGACAAAGGTGAAGGAGAGTTACACGGGAAGGTTTTTGGGACAGAAGCTGAATGGCAAAAAAAATTGA
- a CDS encoding DNA cytosine methyltransferase gives MNLTAVSLFASGGIGDWVLRANSIDLLVANELLADRCEVLKCNFPETHVFHGDVWALQKEIIAETKKRLNGKQLDILYATPPCQGMSKNGRGTILNNIRKGIRPKAG, from the coding sequence ATGAATCTTACGGCAGTCAGCTTATTCGCATCGGGTGGCATCGGCGATTGGGTATTGCGTGCCAACTCAATTGACCTATTGGTGGCAAACGAATTGCTGGCCGACCGTTGTGAGGTTTTGAAGTGCAATTTCCCGGAGACCCATGTTTTTCATGGAGATGTGTGGGCTTTGCAAAAGGAGATTATTGCAGAGACAAAAAAGCGTTTGAATGGGAAACAATTGGATATTCTCTATGCCACGCCGCCGTGTCAAGGAATGTCGAAAAACGGGCGAGGAACGATTTTGAACAACATTCGCAAAGGGATTCGACCCAAAGCCGGATGA
- a CDS encoding DNA cytosine methyltransferase — MIIPVIEIAKALRPRLILLENVPEMENTLIETPDGEFKLILEYIKEELGEEYIGKGETVEFADYGVPQKRQRLISIFSNDTSCQEYFSLVGSFIPETTHADTPTYGKKRWRTVRDAISHLPKLDAQNPKSATSSIPYHRVPLLDDEKYFWVSNAPPERSAFDNQCVKCGFERNSTHGSQRTKEGINRAKKDTPIRCQRCDAVLPRPWVIENGEYRLMNGFTSAYKRMRWDAPAKTRSRPTSPTLAATANCTRNSIGHCHSTRHSSFTRLPNMSISGNAPTASR, encoded by the coding sequence CTGATTATCCCGGTAATTGAAATCGCCAAAGCACTCCGCCCTCGATTGATTTTGTTGGAGAACGTGCCAGAAATGGAGAACACACTGATTGAAACTCCTGATGGCGAGTTCAAACTGATTTTGGAATACATCAAAGAAGAATTGGGTGAAGAATACATCGGCAAGGGAGAAACAGTTGAGTTCGCCGACTACGGTGTTCCGCAAAAACGGCAAAGGCTCATTTCCATTTTTTCCAACGATACCAGCTGCCAAGAATATTTTTCATTGGTCGGTTCGTTTATCCCAGAAACTACCCATGCGGATACGCCAACTTATGGCAAAAAACGTTGGCGGACAGTGCGCGATGCCATTTCTCATTTGCCCAAGTTGGATGCGCAAAATCCAAAATCAGCTACTTCCTCAATTCCATACCATCGGGTTCCCTTGCTGGACGACGAGAAATATTTTTGGGTTTCCAACGCGCCACCTGAACGAAGTGCATTTGACAATCAATGTGTTAAATGCGGGTTTGAGCGGAACTCCACACATGGCAGCCAGCGAACGAAAGAAGGAATCAACCGGGCGAAAAAGGACACGCCTATTCGTTGTCAGCGTTGCGACGCTGTTTTGCCGCGCCCTTGGGTCATTGAAAATGGCGAATACCGCCTGATGAACGGTTTTACCAGTGCCTACAAACGGATGCGTTGGGATGCTCCGGCCAAAACGCGCTCACGACCAACCTCTCCTACGCTTGCAGCGACAGCAAACTGCACCCGGAACAGCATCGGACACTGTCACTCTACGAGGCATTCATCATTCACACGATTGCCGAATATGAGTATTTCTGGAAACGCGCCGACGGCAAGCCGTTGA
- a CDS encoding helix-turn-helix transcriptional regulator, which translates to MSQEALAFKAGFDRTYISLVERGKRNLSLLNICRFAEALDVKPSELLNDF; encoded by the coding sequence ATGAGCCAAGAAGCACTCGCCTTCAAGGCCGGATTCGACCGGACGTATATCAGTTTGGTGGAGCGGGGTAAGCGCAACCTCTCACTGCTCAATATCTGTCGTTTCGCTGAGGCATTGGATGTAAAACCCTCTGAACTCTTGAACGACTTTTGA
- a CDS encoding putative toxin-antitoxin system toxin component, PIN family yields MIRIVNELTRVLTEKFGIPADKVNRILDALNQVVAIIVEPNIPLPNICRDPDDNYILQLAESAKADLIVTGDKDLLTLAPIRNVQLISLAVFLQLH; encoded by the coding sequence TTGATTCGCATTGTCAATGAATTGACAAGAGTGCTGACCGAAAAATTCGGCATACCTGCTGACAAGGTTAATCGCATTTTGGATGCCTTGAATCAAGTAGTTGCCATAATTGTCGAACCAAATATTCCTCTGCCGAATATCTGCCGTGACCCAGATGACAACTACATCCTTCAACTCGCGGAATCTGCAAAAGCCGACCTTATCGTCACTGGCGACAAAGACCTGCTTACGTTGGCACCTATCCGCAATGTTCAGCTTATTTCACTAGCCGTGTTTCTTCAATTGCATTGA